The genomic window CCATCGCACAAGTAGAGCTGAAATCGAAACGCAGGGAAGATACTCTGGGCACATTGCTGGAAATTGAGGGATCGGTAGTGAAACGGCAGGAACCGGCGCAAGTGCCGGAGGGCACATCCATCGCCATCAAGAACCTTTTTTACAATGTGCCGGCCCGCAGGAATTTTCTGAAGGCGAATACCGTAGAAACACGGCACATCATCGAAGAATTTCAGCGCATTGCCCTGGCCAATCCAGAAATACATTTTGAGATGCATCACAACGGCATGCAGGTATTTCACCTTCCGCCGGGCAACCTTCGACAACGTATCGTGAATGTTTTTGGGAATCAGTATAATGAACGGCTGGTGCCAGTGGAAGAGAAAACCAATATTGTAAACATCTTTGGCTTTATCGGCAAACCGGATGCAGCAAAGCGCACCCGCGGTGAGCAGTTTTTTTTTGTGAACCGCCGGTTCATCAAAAATAATTACCTGAATCATGCCGTGACCGGCGCATATGATCAGCTGCTGCAGAAAGATACATTTCCGCTATATGTGCTGTTTATTGACATTGACCCTTCACGTATCGACATCAATGTGCATCCAACGAAGCAAGAGATAAAATTTGATGATGACCGCATCGTCTATGCATTCGTGAATGCCGCAGCGAAAAGAGGTCTTTCCAAGTATTCCATTACGCCAACACTTGACTTCGATCGTGAAACAGCGTTTGATAAGCTGTCATCGTTTTCGGCGCCGGCCTTGCCACGCCTGCAGGATCAGCGCGACTTTGCCGGGCGTGAGAAAATTGTAAACAGGCCAAAAGATTATGCAGCGCCGGGATCCTCACATGGATGGGAGCAACTTTATGAAATCGCCCGCAGGAAGGATCAGCAGACATTAACGGTTCCCAGTGCATGGGGAAAAGACGCTGCTGAAAACACGGCTGCCATTGAAGATTTTTCAGAAAAACAAACCGTCCCGTTCCAGTTGCATAACCGTTACCTGGTATCACAGATCAAATCCGGATTCATCCTGATTGATCAGCAGGCCGCACATG from Chitinophagales bacterium includes these protein-coding regions:
- the mutL gene encoding DNA mismatch repair endonuclease MutL; this encodes MTDIIHQLPDSIANQIAAGEVIQRPSSAVKELMENALDAGATVIKLIVKDAGKQLVQVIDNGCGMSETDARMCFERHATSKISTIDDLFAIRTMGFRGEAMASIAAIAQVELKSKRREDTLGTLLEIEGSVVKRQEPAQVPEGTSIAIKNLFYNVPARRNFLKANTVETRHIIEEFQRIALANPEIHFEMHHNGMQVFHLPPGNLRQRIVNVFGNQYNERLVPVEEKTNIVNIFGFIGKPDAAKRTRGEQFFFVNRRFIKNNYLNHAVTGAYDQLLQKDTFPLYVLFIDIDPSRIDINVHPTKQEIKFDDDRIVYAFVNAAAKRGLSKYSITPTLDFDRETAFDKLSSFSAPALPRLQDQRDFAGREKIVNRPKDYAAPGSSHGWEQLYEIARRKDQQTLTVPSAWGKDAAENTAAIEDFSEKQTVPFQLHNRYLVSQIKSGFILIDQQAAHERILFEKYLKGLELNNLSTQQQLFPETLHIAAADFELLRELLPEFTGLGFDIQEFGGNSFVVHGIPSDIRDGNHKELIESILDEFKQSQSNVKLNKRHQLALSMAKKAAIRHGEPLTEKEMRNLTDQLFACETPYYTPEGKHTVITFDLNEIEKLFDK